In Nitrospira sp., the following proteins share a genomic window:
- a CDS encoding YtxH domain-containing protein, whose translation MSEQGKQAAKVAAMIAGGAVIGAGLGILFAPKAGAETRRDIGRYAKKAQVQATRWGRTVQSGVQDVMNRSKQLVQRREARPVIEAA comes from the coding sequence ATGTCAGAACAGGGAAAGCAGGCAGCCAAGGTCGCCGCGATGATCGCCGGTGGAGCTGTGATCGGAGCCGGATTAGGAATCCTGTTTGCGCCTAAAGCCGGAGCGGAAACACGCCGGGACATCGGACGCTATGCGAAGAAGGCCCAAGTACAGGCCACCCGCTGGGGCCGCACCGTTCAATCGGGCGTGCAGGACGTGATGAATCGGAGCAAGCAGTTGGTGCAGCGTCGCGAGGCGCGGCCTGTGATTGAGGCAGCGTAA